The genomic segment aggaaaaggaaagatatAGACATCTAGAGGAAAGCAGCAGAGACACATATGAAACACACCTATTTAATGATTATTAATTACCTGGATAACCCGTCTATGGCCTGTCCCATCCCAGTAGCTGTAAGTAATTTCAAGGGGTTCATCTGAAATTACAAAGGGAAAATTATTAGTCTGGATAATTTCATACGTGTGATTACTGTATGACATTAGAATCAAAGACTTACTTTTAATACGTTCTTGTTCAACAAGCCACTGCTTCCGTAGCCTTTCACGCTCAGCTTGCTCCTCTGCCTCTCTCTCACTGAAAGAGTGTGCTTCAATATCCAACGGACAAGCATAAGAAGGAAATCAAATAGTGAAGGGATGTTAAGCAGAGAAGTAGAGATGCCACACCTATCAGGCAAAAAACTAGTTTCAACAGTTGGATCCTTCCCGAATTTCCAACATCCAAGCCTTTCTGATTCTTTCCTTCCAACTGAGGAATAAAATAAACAAGTATGTCACTACGCAAATACAGCAAATACAAGACCTGCAAATACCCTAACACTGTAAATCAAGTCTTCAAAACCTAGAACATGAAAAAAGTCCCCACCAGCCACCAttctcacccaaaaaaaaattgaaaaataactcaGGCGGTATCCCTGATCCTTGAGTAACTATGAAACTTGAAGTGGCCCGTGACCCATAGATTTTGTAAACAACTACAAGTTCTTGAAAAGTCACATCCACAGGAGCCTTTAGTAGCAATTGCTTGATCCAATGTGCAAAAGCTAACAAAAGAAAGGATGAAATTTAACTTGTATGACAAGCCAAAAAAAGTGCTTCATCAAGGTTAAGCACCACTATGAGAATTATTTCTGCTCTCATAGCCCTACTATACATTTCAAGGCCAGACGAATCCCCACTCATGGAATCTTCTCCACTTATTACGAGTTCCAAATTCCAATTCTATGGGATACTGCTATCTTTAGAAATGTTGAACATAGGGTGCAAGTGGACGGAGCACAAGCAATTAAAGAGGGTGATATATGGTAAAGTATGACCAAAATGCAAAAGAGTACCTCTGCACAACTCAATTTGTATCTGCAAGAATGGCTAGATGTGCTTAAATAAGATATATATTGCTTAAATACTGCTATTTCTAGGTAAATAATTCTAAAAAGCATCAAATCTTTGTCAGTCTGGCAAATGATGAAGCAAGTTAAACAGTTGTTTAAGGTTAAAGCTCTGGGTAATGGACTCTGGAATTGGCACATGGCCAGTGATTCTTCCCATAAGCTGTATGGAGACTCTGCATCTTACTTATAGTGTTATCCAATTACAATGTAAGTTTTTGACAGCATAGCAGTAAGTAATCACTTCCCAAGGCATAATTAGTAATCAATTCCCAAGGCATTTGTGTGCTGCAAaatagcaaaaagaaaaagatttccACTCAATAAGTCTTCTAAGACCACCGTTCAGTAAGCCTAAAATATCCCCTCCCAAAACAATCAACAGAAAACAGAGAAGGGTCGATAAGACCTAAATGATCTACACCCTTACAAGCCAAAAGTCACTAAACCTACCAAATCCACTAAGTATGACCTAATCTTCACTCACAACAACAAACATTAGTTTGGTTCATATGTTAACAATCTACAGTTCAGCAGAGACAGCGCCAGAATTGGAATATTTTGCCCCAAAAACCAGAGATGCCTCTGTCTAGTGAATCCCACCTTGTACTGCTAAAAGGTATCAACCCTTAAAGTGCAACTGCtgaataaatcatataaaaaacAGGTTTCAAGCAATCAAATAAGCCTACCGTTTTCTACATCTTCATCTGTGTTGGAATTCTCAATATCATCACAAAAGGATAACCGAGGGTCCACCTTCACTTTTCTCTTCTTAAGCTTCTGTAGCTGAAGTTCCTCCTCCCTAAAATACAAGGAAAGAACACAACACGTTCAGTATAACTTGTATAATAAGGTgctttaatttcaaaatattctcATTCTGTGAAAATGAAACACAGTTATAAATGAATTTCACCCACTCTTGTTGCAACTTCTGAagcttctctttttcttcctcttcaatcttACTCCTAATATTAACCCTCTGCATGAATACAAACACAATTTTACAACATGAAATTGTTCAAGACTGGAAAAAAACTAACACTTGATATCCAGGTCATATTTACCTTCTCAACATATTCTTCCCTACTCACCAACCCAACAGTTTCCTTCTTAAATGCTGTCTCGAGTATCTATACAGCAAAAACATATATTTTCATTAAAGGTTAAGTATATTTttctgcacaaaaaaaaaagagtctaaAAGTTGAACCATGGATTTGTTCATAAAATTGGGCCAACCTCAGAGGTGCTGGAGCCAAATTGGAGGAGGCCAGGTTGGCCTTTAGAGGAAGCACTCTTGTTCTTCAGCTCTTGAATCTTTCGCCTCTCCGCTTCTCTTTGCTTCTCAAGCCTTCGGATTCTCACAGCATCTTGGGCAGTGCCCACATACCCATCTCCCATACCCGACATTTTCTTCTGTCTTCCCAAACTCCTTTATCAAGATTCAATCTGCCCTTCGATTACTGCCCTGCAAATGTTCTGCAAAAACTGACCAACTCAAAGGTCTGCATTTGCACATCGtaattaatccaaaaaaaaggaagatcCCTTTCATAATCGAATTAGTCATTTAACCCTAATAAATTAAATACAACAACCAGAAATTGCTATAATCAACATTTAAACTGTTATCTAATGCATGTGCCGAGGTCGATTTCTCAACAAAAATAACGTTTCCTAATGCAACTAGCTATCTTTTTTTGTTACTGCATAAATATGGTAGAAAGAAATTACGGTTTTGAAACATACTATCAAACTAAACCTAGAAGTTATAATGAAAAATCCCAATCAGATAATCTCGTAAAATCTTCAAATCTTCAGCAAAATCTGTGAGCTGGTAAATAACCGAAAGGCAACTAAGTTACCTTGCTAttaaaaaccctaaatttgcAGTGTCTGAATAGAAGAGAAGAGGCTTGATTTTCTGGTGAAAGAAGGAAAATCCAAATCTTCAGAGACTGAAAAATACCAATAAAGCAAACCCTAGAAcgttaaaaatgaaaaattccaACCAGAAAATCTCAAAATCTGTGAATTGATAAACAACCAAAAGGGAACTAGGGGAAGTTACCTCTTGTTAGCTAATTTGCAATGTCTGGAAGAGGTTGATTTTTTGTGAAGGAAAGAACATAGTGGGATAGGACTTACTTTGTGATCCGATTTGTTATTTGACCCGGTTGGGATCCGAGCTGTTGGAGAGTGCAATTGGATTTGGAACTTTTAGGCCCAGCCCAAGACTTCACCCATCATTCTGGTCCATTTAGAATtgtaattcattttttgaattattgacCAAACATACAATTGTAGAGGCTAATTCCTTTGTTTACATAATCTACATAAGTAATAAAAGAGTGAAGAATTCCGATGTTCCGCGCGTGATTTCGTCGTCCTCATATGACCCTTTCCTCCTTTGTTTAGCATATTGCACGGGttcctcttccttttcttttttctaaccCTAAGTCAGAGCCACCTCTCATGTCCCATCACTCTTCTTCAAACTTCCTCTTCTTTCCCTCTCCTTTTCTCTCACTTTCCCTATACCTATCCCTCTATTGCTCCAGTTCCTCCTCCCCTTACTCTatcaaaagtttttaaaaaccTTTCTATATGTCTCAactttttccccttcttttctATCTTCTCCTTTTATCTACATAAGTAATAAAAGAGCGAAGAGTTTTGTCGTTTCATGCATGATTTCGTCGTTCTCACGCGACCCCTTCCTCCTTTGTTTAGCGCATTGCACAGGttcctcttccttttcttttttctaaccCTAAGTCAGAGCCATCCCTCATctcctcttcattttttttttctaaacctTAGTCAGAGCAGCCTCTCATCTCCCACCACTCTTCCTCAAATTTCctcttccttctctctcccTATCCCTCTACTGCTCCCTTTCCTCCTCCCCTTACTCTATCAAAAGATTTTAAAAACCTTTCTATCTGtctcatttttttccccttcttttcaGTCTTCTCCTTTTAATAAAGTAAAACccataaagcaaacaaatttCAGCTAGTTCCTTTGGAAATAATCATATCtcaaattttgtaggaatcttTCAAGATTATGAAAGCAGTTGAAACTACTAAAGGCTACTATTaggctacaagttcattttcttttctcttttttttttcttaattttgtgGTTGTTTTTGGCTGTTTGGTTTGTTAATAGCCAGCTGTGTATCCTTTAgttctttattttgtttctttttccccttatctgaggattataatttttttttgtatttttttccttttctacatAAGTAATACAAGAGCAAAGAGTTTCGTTGTTCCGCGCATGACTTCATTGTCCTCACGTGACCCCTTCCTCCTTTGTTTAGCACATTGCGCGggtttctcttccttttcttttttctaaccCTAAGTCAGAACCGCCTCTCATCTCctcattcttttatttgttctaaCCCTAAGTCAGAGCTGCCTCTCATCTCCCGCCGCTCTTCCTCAAACTTCCTCTTCCTTGCCTCCCCTTTCCTCTCCCTATCCCTCTACTGCTCCCATTCCTCCTCCTCTTACTATATCAGAAGATTTTAAAAACCTTTCTATCTGTCTCatctttttccccttcttttcaGTCTTCTCCTTTTAGTAATGTAAAACCTATAAAGCAAACAATTTTCAGCTATTTCCTTTGGAAATAATCATATCTCAAATTTTGCAGGAATCCTTCAAAGTTATGAGAGCAGTTGAAACTACTGAAAGCTGCTATTAGGCTACAAGttaatttcttttctctttttgttttcctaatTTTGTGGCCATTTGGTTTGTTAATAGCCATCTGTGTATCGTTTAattctttattttgtttctttttccccttaCCTAAggattataatttttttgtatttctttccttttactccatcttttaatttctcgTGTCTGATAGGATTTTCGTCATGGTCCTCGTCTTCTTTACAGCTCCAGTATTTTTATGTCTTCGTTAATAGGTGTAAATAGTAAGTTCTTGTTTACCTTTTTCCACTGTTTGTTCTTTTTTAATTACGAAAGTCTAAGTTAtagttttgtttgtttattgATTAATATCCTAGATAAAGAAGGGTCCGGTCAAAATATTGACATTAGTCTATGCAAAAGCAATTGCATGTGTTCTACTTTTAATAACACATGCTCATTAAATATTCACTGATTGGAATTTAGTTGCAACTTTTCTCGTGTAAATTTTTATTTTCGGATGAGATTTCTTTATGTGACTAAAATGAATAAACTACAAACTTAAAGTAGTCACAATACAAAATTTTCTTGTGTAAAGTTTAGATTaacttgtttcttttccttgtccttttttttttaattttagttggAATTGCTAGATCCATAGGATTGTTTGTTGTTAGGGAAATGATGTTTTAATTGTTCAAATGAATTTCTAAAGCAGATAAGAGCTGGGCCTTGATCATCGATAGCTGACAATTTCTATTACTACTACTAGTGACTTGTAACAGACTCATGGTTTCTTTATGTAACGCGGTCAATTATCTACTGGTAAGATGATATTGCAAGGGAAATTGTTATAGCAGAAAAGGCTTATGCAAGTCTTTTAGAAACATTTTGATAATGTTATGGAGGGATTACAGTCCAATTCTGTATCTGCAACGTGTTTTAAAGAATTGCGAGGTCAACAATAAAATATCTGCTTGTGGTATTATGAAATTCAATCTTCTTACCTTTTTGTGCTTAATGTATTACCTATTAAAGGTGTAAATAAGTTGTGTTTTTCCAAAAATGACATAATTCTTTTGCAATTACAGATTTGTTAACATTGATAGTGTGGATTGGTAGCGAAACATCAGGGACAGAATAATTCTTAATCTTATCCTGTTAATGGAAACTCCTTTGTCTTCAACATCTTAGGTTATAAAAACTATTCTGGAATAAAAACTATTGGTATTGTCATATTTGCACATGAATTTGATCACTGCAAAAACAAATTGTAATATTAGTTTATGTAGAAGATTTAGTTTGTTTGTTGCTTCTTAATAGGCACCCTAGAGTTCTTATGCTCATGATATTATATCTCTTACTgtaaatacaagaaatttgtcTCTAGAGGAACTGATCAATAACTTTGTTGAAGATAAGAACTATATCAGAGCAGACTGATAGAGAAGATTAGTTCTGCATGCAACAGGATTATTTATGAGAACCGCCCAGGCAAATCTTTGATCCGTTCTCTTTGCTAGGAGCAAATGGAGGCAGCACTTTTCATGGATGAAAAGGAGAGCTCTTTGGTGATGTGGTAGACTAAATGGTGCAAGAATTAGTATTGAGGAAAGCTAAATGGTTATCTGCAACAGGGTCACCTTAGTCAAGCATATGTCCATTACACAGAAGGCCAATATCTACTGCCTAATGACAATCATCAAATTTGCAAATCATTTTGTACTTTAAATTATTATAGTCTTTAAAATAATATATGTGTTGCATACTCCATTTTCCACTTTCAACAATTAAGTTAAATAAACTTATAATTCAACTTTCTATTACATTTATTTGGGCATGCTAAGCACCATTTCCACCGCATGTTGCGCGGTTTATTCCTTCTAGTTGCTGAAAAAAATCGCACCAACGTTGATCTGACAGGAGATATTCCACAAATATGCTGGTCATGCTCATTATGCATGACATGAtaggaatttttttaaaaaaatgttagactaccaattgaatttttttttaaaatacaaaaaattgaaGGTTGCCGGTCTGTCAGCCTGATAACTTGttgggtatttttttttttaaattgaaaacTGCCGAGTTTAGTCAGTTCAGTAGCCTGTTTGCTAAATAAGCACGACAGgtcccattttttattttattttcaggcttaagaaatttttttggatgaaaaaaaaaaccacatctCCTTCAATTTACAAGAAGGTGCATtcccaaataaaaaattattaatgctTAAGGCACACTCGATGCATGtgcaacaataaataaatatataaagatttttttaaagatatttgttaaaattatttttcatgagatttagttttatatttttataaaacgTACAGAAAATTGATATTTGcataaataaaatgtacaaataGACTATTATTTGGTAGTGGATAGTTATAAAAAAGAGGTAGAAATACATATAATAGTGGTTACTTATACTTAAAAAGTAATTTAGGAAGATCCACTTTttatttaaaccaaaaggctCAATAGAGATAAGGGTTATTGGATAATAAAGATGGATAATAGAAATAAGAGTAAATCTGAAAACACACAAATTTAACACCAAATTAGCACTAAGTTAACTATCTATAAAGGCTTTATTATTATAAAGCTATGAgttatataattaaaattatttcatgAGCTATATAATTAAAATCACTCATCTAATCAGTTATATTGTTGTAATTTGAAATATATACATATTGTgcactaaaaaactaaaaagcaaaaaatagaaaagaaggaaaatttgaTAATGTCAAAtggtgaaatttaaaaataacgCTAACTACCattcaaatgatgaaattttaaaataatgttAACTACCACattcaaatgatgaaatttaaaaacatgTACAAGCAATTATAATATCAACATCTAGTACGTCTCTTGCCCTTACCCTTATCACCTGGTGTTGTGAACAGACAGGAATATCTATTAAATTGCCATCTGTGATGTTCACGAAAAACTCTAGACTGGTACAAAACATCAATAGGGGACGCATCATCCTTGAAAGCACTATTAGGTCCTATATCGTCCTCACCGGTCGATTCTGCAGTCGTGTTGTTATCATAATCATTTTTGAAATGATAGGTATAAAAATCTTCTGGCCGACCATGTTTGGAAGTAGATACGGGTTAAAAATAGGTATGACCATAAATTATCCAAAACTATAATAGTTGAAAAGATTTAGAATAGGAGATGAACCACTCATTCCACTAAGAAAACTGAATATTAGGTGCAGTTCAGCACACGAAAATGAGGCCGATATAGTGGTAGTATATCCAAACTGAGGTACATGTGGTAATGATGGGAATTCTCCTCCAAATACAAGAATCTATGGAGAAGGCGTAGGTTATGCACCAAAAGTAAAAAATTATAGCGAAGACGTGACTTGTGGACTAATATGTAGTGAGTGTAGTGACGGTGTGATTTGTGCTCCAAAGGTCAATATGTGAcacccccacctctccctagggcgagcCCTAGAGTATCAGCAgggcgcctgcccaactctcgtcaggactcacacACTCATTCTAGTTTAATAGAGATCCACCAGTCAACCATAGATTTAGGATTAAAGGAATATTTTGAATATACAAGCCAAATTCTTCCAAAACTACCATCTATTATTACAATCCAAAAAATTCCAAATATAACAAAGTTTACACTTCAAATGTCTCAAATATCACACAAAAGGTTTACTAGCTTCAACCAAAAATCGCTAGTCTAGAGTCTCAA from the Coffea arabica cultivar ET-39 chromosome 11e, Coffea Arabica ET-39 HiFi, whole genome shotgun sequence genome contains:
- the LOC113719637 gene encoding protein XAP5 CIRCADIAN TIMEKEEPER, whose protein sequence is MSGMGDGYVGTAQDAVRIRRLEKQREAERRKIQELKNKSASSKGQPGLLQFGSSTSEILETAFKKETVGLVSREEYVEKRVNIRSKIEEEEKEKLQKLQQEEEELQLQKLKKRKVKVDPRLSFCDDIENSNTDEDVENVGRKESERLGCWKFGKDPTVETSFLPDSEREAEEQAERERLRKQWLVEQERIKNEPLEITYSYWDGTGHRRVIQVRKGDSIGEFLRAVQQQLAPEFREVRTTSVDNLLYVKEDLIIPHQHSFYELIVNKARGKSGPLFHFDVHEDVRTIADATIEKDESHAGKVVERHWYEKNKHIFPASRWEIYDPTKKWERYTIHGD